The proteins below come from a single Pseudomonas chlororaphis genomic window:
- a CDS encoding amino acid ABC transporter permease (with HisJMP is involved in the transport of histidine/lysine/arginine/ornithine), which yields MFEQLLQNLGLSAFSLQGFGPLLMQGTWMTIKLAALSLLLSVVLGLLGASAKLSSVKLLRIPAQLYTTLIRGVPDLVLMLLIFYSLQTWLTSFTDFMEWEYIEINPFGAGVITLGFIYGAYFTETFRGAILAVPRGQVEAATAYGLKRGQRFRFVVFPQMMRFALPGIGNNWMVMLKATALVSIIGLADLVKAAQDAGKSTYQLFYFLVLAALIYLLITSASNFILRRLERRYAAGAREAVR from the coding sequence ATGTTCGAACAACTCCTACAAAATCTGGGGCTCTCGGCCTTCAGCCTGCAGGGCTTTGGCCCGCTGCTGATGCAGGGCACCTGGATGACCATCAAGCTGGCGGCCCTGTCCCTGCTGCTGAGCGTCGTGCTCGGGTTGCTGGGCGCCAGTGCCAAGCTGTCCAGCGTCAAACTGTTGCGAATTCCTGCCCAGCTCTACACCACATTGATTCGCGGCGTGCCGGACCTGGTGTTGATGCTGCTGATTTTCTACAGCCTGCAAACCTGGCTGACCTCCTTTACCGACTTCATGGAATGGGAATACATCGAGATCAACCCATTCGGCGCCGGGGTGATTACCCTGGGCTTCATTTACGGCGCGTACTTCACCGAGACCTTTCGCGGCGCGATCCTCGCGGTGCCCAGGGGCCAGGTCGAAGCCGCCACCGCGTACGGCCTCAAACGAGGCCAGCGGTTTCGCTTCGTGGTGTTTCCACAAATGATGCGCTTCGCCCTGCCGGGTATCGGCAATAACTGGATGGTGATGCTCAAGGCCACCGCCCTGGTGTCGATCATTGGCCTGGCCGACCTGGTCAAGGCGGCCCAGGATGCCGGCAAGAGCACCTACCAACTGTTCTATTTCCTGGTACTGGCGGCATTGATCTACCTGTTGATCACCAGCGCCTCCAACTTCATCCTGCGCCGGCTTGAACGCCGCTACGCCGCCGGAGCCCGGGAGGCCGTGCGATGA
- a CDS encoding cold-shock protein, with protein sequence MSNRQTGTVKWFNDEKGFGFITPQSGDDLFVHFKAIQSDGFKSLKEGQQVSFIATRGQKGMQAEEVQVI encoded by the coding sequence ATGTCTAATCGCCAAACCGGTACCGTTAAGTGGTTCAACGATGAAAAAGGCTTCGGCTTCATCACTCCACAATCCGGTGACGACCTGTTCGTTCACTTCAAAGCTATCCAATCCGACGGCTTCAAAAGCCTGAAAGAAGGCCAACAGGTTTCTTTCATCGCTACCCGCGGTCAGAAAGGCATGCAAGCTGAAGAAGTACAAGTTATCTAA
- a CDS encoding ABC transporter substrate-binding protein, giving the protein MKKTLLTLSALALCMAAGVATAKEYKELRFGVDPSYAPFESKAADGSLVGFDIDLGNAICEELKVKCKWVESDFDGMIPGLKANKFDGVISSMTVTPAREKVIDFSSELFSGPTAYVFKKGSGLTEDKASLKGKTVGYEQGTIQEAYAKAVLDKAGVKTQAYQNQDQVYADLTSGRLDAAIQDMLQAELGFLKSPKGADYEISKPVDSELLPAKTAIGIKKGNSELKALLDKGIKALHDDGKYAEIQKKHFGDLNLYSGK; this is encoded by the coding sequence ATGAAAAAAACACTGCTGACCCTTTCTGCACTGGCGTTGTGCATGGCTGCTGGCGTCGCCACCGCCAAGGAATACAAGGAACTGCGTTTTGGTGTCGACCCTTCCTACGCCCCCTTTGAATCCAAGGCCGCCGACGGCAGCCTGGTCGGTTTCGACATCGACCTGGGCAATGCCATCTGCGAAGAGCTGAAGGTCAAATGCAAATGGGTCGAAAGCGATTTCGACGGCATGATCCCGGGCCTCAAAGCCAATAAATTCGACGGCGTCATCTCTTCGATGACCGTGACCCCGGCCCGTGAGAAAGTCATCGACTTCTCCAGCGAACTGTTCTCCGGCCCAACGGCCTATGTCTTCAAGAAAGGCTCGGGCCTGACCGAGGACAAGGCCTCGCTCAAAGGCAAGACCGTCGGCTACGAACAAGGCACCATCCAGGAAGCCTATGCCAAAGCCGTGCTGGACAAGGCCGGCGTCAAGACCCAGGCCTACCAGAACCAGGACCAGGTCTATGCCGACCTGACCTCCGGCCGTCTCGATGCGGCCATCCAGGACATGCTGCAGGCGGAGCTGGGCTTTCTGAAATCGCCTAAAGGCGCCGACTATGAAATCAGCAAGCCGGTGGACAGCGAACTGCTGCCGGCCAAGACCGCCATCGGTATCAAGAAAGGTAACAGCGAGCTGAAGGCGCTTTTGGATAAAGGTATCAAAGCGTTACACGACGACGGCAAATACGCTGAAATCCAGAAAAAACACTTTGGCGATCTGAATCTGTACAGCGGCAAATAA
- the dcd gene encoding deoxycytidine triphosphate deaminase (Catalyzes the formation of dUTP from dCTP in thymidylate biosynthesis), with translation MSIKSDKWIRRMAQEHGMIEPFVERQMRGEGPDRLISFGVSSYGYDVRCADEFKVFTNINSATVDPKNFDEKSFVDIKSDVCIIPPNSFALARTVEYFRIPRNVLTICLGKSTYARCGIIVNVTPLEPEWEGHVTLEFSNTTTLPAKIYANEGVAQMLFLESDEECEVSYKDRGGKYQGQRGVTLPRT, from the coding sequence ATGAGCATCAAATCGGACAAGTGGATTCGCCGCATGGCGCAAGAGCACGGCATGATCGAGCCCTTCGTCGAGCGCCAGATGCGTGGCGAAGGCCCCGACCGGCTGATTTCCTTCGGCGTCTCCAGCTATGGCTACGACGTGCGCTGCGCCGACGAATTCAAGGTGTTCACCAACATCAATTCGGCCACCGTCGATCCGAAGAATTTCGATGAGAAAAGCTTCGTCGACATCAAGAGCGACGTCTGCATCATCCCGCCGAACTCCTTCGCCCTGGCCCGTACCGTCGAGTACTTCCGCATCCCGCGCAATGTCCTGACCATCTGCCTGGGCAAGAGCACCTATGCTCGCTGCGGCATCATCGTCAACGTCACGCCGCTGGAACCCGAGTGGGAAGGCCACGTCACCCTGGAATTCTCCAACACCACGACCCTACCGGCGAAAATCTATGCCAACGAGGGTGTGGCGCAGATGTTGTTCCTCGAATCCGATGAAGAGTGCGAAGTGTCCTACAAGGACCGTGGCGGCAAGTACCAGGGCCAGCGCGGCGTGACACTGCCGCGGACCTGA
- a CDS encoding succinylglutamate desuccinylase, which yields MRHQIHDLQAPVPGTARKIHSFHFGPEKAAGKIYIQSSLHADELPGMLVAWHLKQRLAELEASGHLRYEIVLVPVANPVGLEQVLMDVPLGRYETESGQNFNRRFVDLSEEIGNEIEELLTDDPQHNLMLIRTSLRDALARQTAGTQLQSLRLALQRLACDADMVLDLHCDFEAVAHLYTTPQAWPQVEPLARYIGAEASLLATDSGGQSFDECFTLLWWQLKERFGERFEIPLGSFSVTVELRGQGDVNHGLASLDCQALIEYLIRFGAIDGEPMPMPELPYPATPLAGVEPVATPVGGLLVYSALPGEYLEAGQLIAEIIDPINDTVTPVHCRNAGLMYARSLRRMATAGMVIAHVAGAEAYRSGYLLSP from the coding sequence ATGCGCCACCAGATCCATGACCTGCAGGCCCCCGTACCGGGGACCGCACGCAAGATCCACAGCTTTCACTTCGGCCCGGAAAAAGCCGCCGGCAAAATCTACATCCAGTCGTCCCTGCACGCCGATGAACTGCCCGGCATGCTGGTGGCCTGGCACCTCAAGCAGCGCCTGGCGGAACTCGAAGCGTCGGGCCACCTGCGCTACGAGATCGTGCTGGTGCCGGTCGCCAACCCCGTCGGCCTTGAACAAGTGCTGATGGACGTGCCGCTGGGTCGCTACGAAACGGAGAGCGGGCAAAACTTCAACCGCCGCTTCGTCGACCTGAGCGAAGAGATCGGCAACGAAATCGAAGAACTGCTCACCGACGATCCGCAGCACAACCTGATGCTGATCCGCACCAGCCTGCGCGATGCCCTCGCCCGGCAGACCGCCGGCACGCAGTTGCAATCGCTGCGCCTGGCGCTGCAGCGGCTGGCCTGCGACGCCGACATGGTGCTGGACCTGCACTGCGACTTCGAAGCCGTGGCCCACCTGTACACCACCCCGCAAGCCTGGCCGCAGGTCGAGCCGCTGGCCCGCTACATCGGCGCCGAGGCCAGCCTGCTGGCCACTGATTCGGGCGGCCAGTCGTTCGACGAGTGCTTCACCCTGCTCTGGTGGCAACTCAAGGAACGCTTCGGCGAGCGGTTCGAGATCCCCCTGGGCAGCTTTTCGGTCACCGTGGAATTGCGCGGCCAGGGCGACGTCAACCATGGGTTGGCGAGCCTCGACTGCCAGGCGCTGATCGAATACCTGATCCGCTTCGGCGCCATCGACGGCGAACCGATGCCCATGCCCGAGCTGCCCTATCCCGCCACGCCGCTGGCCGGTGTCGAGCCGGTGGCGACGCCCGTGGGTGGCCTGCTGGTCTACAGCGCACTGCCTGGCGAATACCTGGAGGCGGGCCAGTTGATCGCGGAAATCATCGACCCGATCAACGACACCGTCACCCCCGTTCATTGCCGTAACGCCGGGCTCATGTACGCCCGTTCGCTGCGCCGCATGGCCACCGCCGGCATGGTGATCGCCCATGTCGCCGGTGCCGAAGCCTACCGCAGCGGCTACCTACTTTCGCCTTGA
- a CDS encoding DNA base-flipping protein YbaZ gives MTDTPAAPENAAQIRRTTLYLTLAQVPAGKVVTYGQLAEMAGLGRAARWVGRTLSQLPDDTKLPWHRVLGAGGRISLPVGSASGDEQRARLRTEGISVLNNRVDIQRHGWRPVEHSG, from the coding sequence GTGACCGATACCCCAGCGGCGCCCGAGAATGCCGCCCAGATTCGCCGCACCACCCTGTACCTGACCCTGGCCCAAGTGCCCGCCGGCAAGGTGGTCACCTACGGTCAACTGGCTGAAATGGCGGGCCTGGGCCGGGCTGCGCGCTGGGTGGGGCGCACGCTCAGCCAACTGCCGGACGACACCAAGCTGCCCTGGCACCGGGTCCTGGGCGCCGGCGGTCGGATCAGCCTGCCGGTGGGCAGCGCGTCAGGGGACGAACAACGCGCGCGCCTGCGCACGGAAGGGATCAGTGTCCTGAACAATCGTGTTGATATTCAGCGCCATGGCTGGCGCCCGGTAGAGCACAGCGGTTAG
- a CDS encoding DEAD/DEAH box helicase, producing MPAPYPVNLAGEALWLLPEKAVYWPAQETLMVADVHFGKAAAYRSLGQPVPHGTTASNIEVLDDLLARLPCRQLIFLGDFLHGPGSHAPGTLNALADWRGKHPHLAMTLIRGNHDKRAGDPPAALNIRVVPEPLLLGPFAVQHEPDPHPSRHVLAGHVHPVYHLRGKGRQRLRLACFRLGSDISLLPAFGAFTGGYRVEQDNDCRIFVIGDNEVWPVN from the coding sequence ATGCCCGCGCCCTACCCCGTCAACCTGGCCGGTGAAGCACTCTGGCTGCTGCCGGAAAAAGCCGTCTACTGGCCCGCCCAGGAAACCCTGATGGTGGCCGACGTGCATTTCGGCAAGGCCGCCGCCTACCGCAGCCTCGGCCAGCCGGTGCCCCATGGAACCACCGCCAGCAACATCGAGGTTCTGGATGACCTGCTGGCGCGCCTGCCCTGCCGGCAGTTGATCTTCCTCGGGGATTTTCTCCACGGCCCGGGCTCCCACGCGCCAGGCACCCTCAACGCCCTGGCCGACTGGCGCGGCAAGCATCCGCACCTGGCGATGACGCTGATTCGCGGCAACCATGACAAGCGGGCCGGCGACCCGCCCGCCGCGCTGAACATCCGCGTGGTGCCGGAGCCTTTGCTGCTGGGCCCTTTCGCCGTACAGCACGAACCCGATCCCCATCCCAGCCGACACGTCCTGGCCGGGCATGTGCATCCGGTCTATCACTTGAGGGGCAAGGGCCGGCAACGCTTGCGCCTGGCCTGCTTCCGGCTGGGCAGCGACATCAGCCTGCTACCGGCCTTCGGCGCGTTCACGGGGGGCTATCGGGTCGAGCAGGACAACGATTGCAGGATTTTCGTCATTGGCGATAACGAAGTATGGCCCGTCAATTGA
- a CDS encoding amino acid ABC transporter permease (with HisJPQ is involved in transport of histidine, lysine, arginine and ornithine) has product MIELLQEYWRPFLYSDGVNVTGLAMTLWLLSASLLIGFVVSIPLSIARVSPKRSIRWPVQFYTYLFRGTPLYIQLLICYTGIYSIAAVRAQPVLDSFFRDAMNCTILAFALNTCAYTTEIFAGAIRSMNHGEVEAAKAYGLTGWKLYTYVIMPSALRRSLPYYSNEVILMLHSTTVAFTATVPDVLKVARDANSATFLTFQSFGIAALIYLTVTFALVGLFRLAERRWLAFLGPTH; this is encoded by the coding sequence ATGATCGAACTCTTGCAGGAGTACTGGCGACCGTTCCTCTACAGCGACGGCGTCAACGTCACCGGCCTGGCGATGACCCTATGGTTGCTCAGCGCCTCGCTGCTGATCGGCTTCGTGGTGTCGATCCCGCTGTCCATCGCCCGGGTTTCGCCCAAGCGGTCCATACGCTGGCCGGTGCAGTTCTACACGTACCTGTTCCGGGGCACGCCGCTCTACATCCAGTTGCTGATCTGCTACACCGGCATTTACAGCATCGCGGCGGTACGCGCCCAGCCCGTGCTCGACAGCTTCTTTCGCGACGCCATGAATTGCACGATCCTTGCCTTCGCCCTGAACACCTGCGCCTACACCACGGAGATCTTCGCCGGGGCGATTCGCAGCATGAACCACGGGGAAGTGGAAGCGGCCAAGGCCTACGGCCTGACCGGCTGGAAGCTGTACACCTACGTGATCATGCCGTCGGCGTTGCGGCGCTCGCTGCCGTACTACAGCAACGAAGTGATTTTGATGCTGCACTCGACGACCGTGGCATTCACCGCTACCGTTCCTGACGTGCTGAAAGTGGCCCGGGACGCCAACTCGGCGACGTTCCTGACGTTCCAGTCATTCGGGATCGCCGCACTGATCTACCTGACGGTCACCTTCGCACTGGTAGGCCTCTTCCGCCTCGCCGAACGCCGATGGCTGGCCTTTCTCGGGCCGACCCACTAG
- a CDS encoding amino acid transporter has translation MYKLTIEGLHKSYGEHEVLKGVSLKAKTGDVISLIGASGSGKSTFLRCINFLEQPNDGAMSLDGQAVQMIKDRHGMHVADADELQRIRTRLAMVFQHFNLWSHMTVLENITMAPRRVLGVDRQEAEARARRYLDKVGLPARVAEQYPAFLSGGQQQRVAIARALAMEPEVMLFDEPTSALDPELVGEVLKVIQGLAEEGRTMIMVTHEMSFARKVSNQVLFLHQGLVEEEGAPEDVLGNPKSERLKQFLSGNLK, from the coding sequence ATGTACAAACTGACCATCGAAGGCCTGCACAAAAGCTACGGCGAACACGAGGTGCTCAAAGGCGTTTCGCTCAAGGCCAAGACCGGCGACGTCATCAGCCTGATCGGCGCCAGCGGCTCGGGCAAGAGTACCTTCCTGCGCTGCATCAACTTCCTGGAGCAACCCAACGACGGCGCCATGAGCCTGGACGGCCAGGCAGTCCAGATGATCAAGGACCGCCACGGCATGCACGTGGCCGATGCCGATGAACTGCAGCGCATCCGCACACGCCTGGCCATGGTGTTCCAGCACTTCAACCTGTGGAGCCACATGACCGTGCTGGAAAACATCACCATGGCGCCACGCCGGGTGCTGGGGGTCGACCGGCAGGAAGCCGAGGCCCGTGCCCGTCGCTACCTGGACAAGGTCGGCCTGCCCGCGCGAGTCGCCGAGCAGTACCCGGCGTTCCTCTCCGGCGGCCAGCAACAGCGCGTGGCCATCGCCCGCGCCCTGGCGATGGAGCCGGAGGTGATGCTGTTCGACGAGCCCACCTCGGCGCTGGACCCGGAGCTGGTGGGTGAAGTCCTGAAGGTGATCCAGGGCCTGGCCGAGGAAGGCCGGACCATGATCATGGTGACCCACGAAATGAGCTTCGCCCGCAAAGTCTCCAACCAGGTGCTGTTCCTGCACCAGGGCCTGGTGGAAGAGGAAGGCGCGCCGGAAGACGTGCTGGGCAACCCCAAGAGCGAACGGCTCAAGCAGTTTCTCAGTGGCAACCTGAAGTAG
- a CDS encoding DEAD/DEAH box helicase yields MATSNDFARQWFSARGWKPFAFQKQVWNAVKRGESGLLHASTGAGKTYAVWFAALNRFARPAPPPDKPRKRKPPAEPLTVLWITPMRALAADTGKALEAPLVDLQLPWSVGLRTGDTGASERARQSRRLPTALITTPESLTLMLARADAQAATSTLRMVVVDEWHELIGNKRGVQLQLALARLRHWHPDLIVWGVSATLGNQEHAEQVLIPRGDGISVQGADSKALRVDTLLPPTLERFPWAGHIGLKMLPQVVAEIDASSSCLVFTNTRAQSEIWYQAILEARPDWAGLIALHHSSLSRDTRDWVERALKEGQLKAVVCTSSLDLGVDFLPVERVLQIGSAKGVARLMQRAGRSGHAPGRTSRVTLVPTHSLELIEAAAAQDAVAQRRIEPRESPHKPLDVLVQHLVSMALGGGFVPEALFEEVRGAWAYRDLNPAEWAWALAFVRHGGLSLTAYPDYRRVEPDEHGIWRVPDARLARRHRMSIGTIVSDASLQLKFWSKGGGGKTLGSVEEGFIARLRPGDGFLFAGRLLELVRVEDMTAYVRRSQAKKAAVPRWNGGRMPLSSELAAAVVARLSEAAQGRFEGPEMQAVKPLLMTQQRWSGLPTQGSLLAEALKSREGWHLFLYPFAGRQVHLGLASLLAWRVSRQQPVTFSIAVNDYGLELLSATPVDWSVCLTPGLLSTDHLLADVLASLNAGELALRRFREIARIAGLVFAGYPGAPKSTRQVQASSGLFFQVFKQYDADNLLLAQAGEEVLREELDIRRLEQTLERLNALTLDLHVIKRPTPLGFPLLVERFRESMSSEKLADRIRRMVSELEKTADRGDA; encoded by the coding sequence ATGGCGACATCCAACGACTTCGCAAGACAGTGGTTCAGTGCCCGGGGCTGGAAACCGTTCGCCTTTCAGAAACAGGTGTGGAACGCGGTCAAGCGAGGGGAGTCCGGGTTGCTGCACGCCAGCACCGGTGCCGGCAAGACCTACGCCGTCTGGTTCGCGGCCCTCAACCGCTTCGCCCGCCCCGCGCCACCGCCCGACAAGCCGCGCAAGCGCAAACCGCCGGCCGAACCGCTGACAGTGCTGTGGATCACGCCGATGCGCGCCCTGGCCGCCGACACCGGCAAGGCCCTCGAAGCGCCGTTGGTGGATTTGCAACTGCCCTGGAGCGTCGGCCTGCGGACCGGCGACACCGGTGCCAGCGAGCGGGCCCGGCAAAGCCGGCGCCTGCCCACGGCCCTGATCACCACGCCCGAAAGCCTGACGTTGATGCTCGCCCGCGCCGATGCCCAGGCGGCCACATCGACGCTGCGCATGGTGGTGGTGGATGAATGGCACGAGTTGATCGGCAACAAGCGTGGCGTGCAGTTGCAATTGGCGCTGGCCCGTTTGCGCCACTGGCATCCCGACCTGATCGTCTGGGGCGTGTCCGCCACGCTGGGGAATCAGGAACACGCCGAGCAGGTGTTGATCCCCCGGGGCGATGGGATCAGCGTGCAGGGCGCCGACAGCAAGGCCCTGCGGGTCGACACCCTGCTGCCGCCTACCTTGGAACGCTTTCCCTGGGCCGGGCATATCGGCCTGAAGATGCTGCCCCAAGTGGTGGCAGAGATCGACGCCAGCAGCAGTTGCCTGGTCTTCACCAATACCCGCGCCCAATCGGAAATCTGGTACCAGGCCATCCTTGAAGCCAGGCCCGACTGGGCCGGGCTGATCGCCCTGCACCACAGCTCGCTGTCCCGCGATACTCGGGACTGGGTGGAGCGCGCACTGAAGGAAGGCCAGCTCAAGGCGGTGGTCTGCACCTCCAGCCTCGACCTGGGGGTAGATTTCCTGCCGGTGGAACGGGTGCTGCAGATCGGCTCGGCCAAGGGCGTGGCCCGGCTGATGCAACGGGCTGGACGCTCCGGCCATGCGCCGGGACGGACCTCACGGGTCACCCTGGTGCCGACCCACAGCCTGGAGTTGATCGAGGCCGCGGCCGCCCAGGACGCCGTGGCCCAACGGCGTATCGAGCCCCGCGAATCGCCCCACAAACCCCTGGACGTGCTGGTGCAACACCTGGTCAGCATGGCCCTGGGCGGCGGTTTCGTGCCCGAAGCGCTGTTCGAGGAAGTGCGCGGCGCCTGGGCCTATCGCGACCTGAACCCGGCCGAATGGGCCTGGGCGCTGGCCTTCGTGCGCCACGGCGGCCTGTCGTTGACCGCCTACCCCGACTACCGTCGGGTCGAACCGGATGAGCACGGCATCTGGCGGGTCCCCGACGCCCGCTTGGCCCGGCGCCATCGCATGAGCATCGGCACCATCGTCAGCGATGCCAGCCTGCAATTGAAATTCTGGAGCAAGGGTGGTGGCGGCAAGACCCTGGGCAGCGTGGAAGAAGGCTTCATCGCCCGCTTGCGGCCCGGTGACGGCTTTCTGTTCGCCGGGCGCCTGCTGGAACTGGTCCGGGTCGAAGACATGACCGCCTATGTGCGCCGCAGCCAGGCAAAAAAAGCCGCCGTGCCGCGCTGGAACGGCGGGCGCATGCCGCTTTCCAGTGAACTGGCCGCTGCTGTCGTGGCCCGCCTGAGCGAAGCGGCCCAAGGCCGTTTCGAAGGCCCGGAGATGCAAGCCGTGAAGCCGCTGCTAATGACGCAACAACGCTGGTCCGGCTTGCCCACGCAGGGCTCGCTGCTGGCGGAGGCGCTCAAGTCCCGGGAAGGCTGGCACCTGTTCCTGTACCCGTTCGCCGGCCGCCAGGTTCATCTGGGGCTGGCGAGCCTGCTGGCCTGGCGGGTGAGCCGGCAACAGCCGGTGACGTTTTCCATTGCCGTGAACGATTACGGCCTGGAACTGCTCAGTGCCACGCCGGTGGACTGGTCGGTGTGCCTGACGCCTGGGCTGTTGAGCACTGATCACCTGCTGGCCGACGTACTCGCCAGCCTGAACGCCGGCGAACTGGCCTTGCGCCGCTTTCGTGAAATTGCCCGCATCGCCGGGCTGGTATTCGCCGGTTACCCCGGCGCGCCCAAGAGCACGCGCCAAGTCCAGGCCTCCAGTGGCCTGTTCTTTCAAGTGTTCAAGCAGTACGACGCCGACAACCTGCTGCTGGCCCAGGCCGGGGAAGAAGTCTTGCGTGAAGAATTGGATATCCGTCGACTGGAGCAGACCTTGGAACGCCTCAACGCCTTGACGCTGGACCTGCATGTCATCAAGCGCCCTACCCCGCTGGGATTCCCGCTGTTGGTGGAGCGTTTCAGGGAAAGCATGAGCTCGGAAAAACTCGCCGATCGCATCCGCCGGATGGTGAGCGAACTCGAAAAAACCGCCGATCGCGGTGACGCCTGA
- a CDS encoding peptide chain release factor RF-3, which translates to MLSRTLLCLAVTSASMPLLADTVWLKNGDKLSGKITVFDGGKLLIQTDYAGAVPIDWKQVKTLESDQQLLVKQDAYTGEKAKALHAAEDGKVTLANGEAPKTVELASIQQILKPKPVVEDLVWKGNIDAALDYKRAENDTDDYDIDFKTSARHGRWRHNAEGEYNREFQDDVVSTDNWRLEYSLDRFLTDKWFWQGRLNYKRDKVEDLARQRVVGTGPGYQFWDDELGAFSLGSLLNRTDYEYRDGGKDNFYSVAMKWDYNRYLIGKRVEFFTNGEVGKPLSGVAEYAYDAEMGLRYKVTDWASLNLKAEKDVIDGTEDSDLSKTRYTAGFGVTW; encoded by the coding sequence ATGTTGTCCAGAACCCTGCTGTGCCTAGCTGTTACCAGCGCCTCCATGCCCTTGCTCGCCGACACTGTCTGGTTGAAGAACGGCGACAAGCTCAGCGGCAAGATCACCGTTTTCGATGGCGGCAAATTGCTGATCCAGACCGATTACGCCGGGGCGGTTCCCATTGATTGGAAACAGGTCAAGACCCTGGAGAGCGACCAGCAACTGCTGGTCAAACAGGATGCCTACACCGGCGAGAAGGCCAAGGCGCTGCACGCGGCCGAGGATGGCAAGGTGACGCTGGCCAATGGCGAGGCGCCCAAGACCGTCGAGCTGGCCAGTATCCAGCAGATCCTCAAGCCCAAGCCGGTGGTCGAAGACCTCGTCTGGAAAGGCAATATCGATGCCGCGCTGGATTACAAGCGCGCGGAAAACGATACCGACGATTACGACATCGACTTCAAGACCTCGGCGCGCCATGGCCGATGGCGGCATAACGCCGAAGGCGAATACAACCGCGAGTTCCAGGATGACGTGGTGTCGACCGACAACTGGCGCCTGGAATACTCCCTGGACCGGTTCCTGACGGATAAGTGGTTCTGGCAGGGGCGACTCAACTACAAGCGTGACAAGGTCGAGGACCTGGCCCGTCAACGCGTGGTGGGTACCGGTCCGGGCTACCAGTTCTGGGACGACGAGCTGGGGGCGTTCTCGCTGGGCTCGCTGCTCAACCGCACGGACTACGAGTACCGAGACGGTGGCAAGGACAACTTCTATTCCGTGGCCATGAAGTGGGACTACAACCGCTACCTGATTGGCAAGCGTGTCGAGTTCTTCACCAATGGCGAGGTGGGCAAGCCGCTGTCCGGCGTGGCCGAATACGCCTACGACGCCGAGATGGGCCTGCGCTACAAGGTCACCGATTGGGCGTCGCTCAACCTCAAGGCCGAGAAGGATGTCATCGACGGGACCGAGGACAGCGACCTGAGCAAGACCCGCTATACGGCGGGGTTTGGCGTGACCTGGTAA